From Thermus neutrinimicus, the proteins below share one genomic window:
- the cdd gene encoding cytidine deaminase, translated as MERVRAVLKAHVGRAYAPYSGFPVVALVEAEGEEFLGVNVENASFPLSQCAERNAVAAMVLAGKRRIDRVHIYSPKGPIPPCGGCRQVLLEFAAPGAEVVMHGPEGYVVRTLEELLPLGFRL; from the coding sequence AGGGTTAGGGCCGTCCTTAAGGCCCATGTGGGGCGGGCTTACGCCCCTTACTCCGGCTTTCCCGTGGTGGCCCTGGTGGAGGCGGAGGGGGAGGAGTTTTTGGGGGTCAACGTGGAAAACGCTTCCTTTCCCCTTTCCCAGTGTGCGGAGCGCAATGCGGTGGCCGCCATGGTCCTGGCGGGGAAGAGGCGGATAGACCGGGTGCACATCTATAGCCCCAAGGGCCCCATCCCCCCTTGCGGGGGGTGCCGCCAGGTGCTCCTGGAGTTCGCTGCCCCCGGGGCCGAAGTGGTCATGCACGGGCCCGAGGGGTACGTGGTGAGAACCCTGGAGGAGCTCTTGCCCTTGGGCTTTAGGCTTTAG
- a CDS encoding dihydrodipicolinate synthase family protein: protein MILPPIPTPFDREGRLDVGAFRELAEALEPLVDGLLIYGSGGEGVHLTPEERARGLRALKPRKPFLVGLMEETLPQAEGALLEAQEAGAMASLVTPPRYHHASLGEGLVAYYQALAERMPVFLYHVPQNTKVDLPLSAVEALAQHPRIMGIKDSSGDLSRLAFYQAHLRDFRVFTGHAPTLLGALALGAEGGILAAANLAPRAYRTLLETFRAGRLAEAQALQRRLFPLGSLLAQGGVPLLKQALRHLGLPAGYPRPPYPPESPLWPRFLPVLDKLKEEGWIL, encoded by the coding sequence ATGATCCTCCCTCCCATCCCCACCCCCTTCGACCGGGAAGGTCGCCTGGACGTGGGGGCCTTTCGGGAACTGGCGGAAGCCCTGGAACCCCTGGTGGACGGGCTTCTCATCTACGGCTCAGGCGGGGAAGGCGTGCACCTCACCCCCGAGGAGCGGGCCAGGGGGCTTCGGGCCTTAAAACCCCGGAAGCCTTTCCTGGTGGGCCTCATGGAGGAAACCCTACCCCAGGCGGAGGGGGCCCTCCTCGAGGCCCAAGAGGCAGGCGCCATGGCCTCCCTGGTCACGCCTCCCCGGTACCACCACGCCAGCCTGGGCGAGGGGCTGGTGGCCTACTACCAGGCCCTGGCGGAGAGGATGCCCGTGTTCCTTTACCACGTGCCCCAGAACACCAAGGTGGACCTCCCCCTTTCTGCGGTGGAAGCCCTGGCCCAACACCCCAGGATCATGGGAATCAAGGACTCCAGCGGCGACCTTTCCCGCCTGGCCTTTTACCAAGCCCATCTAAGGGATTTCCGGGTCTTCACCGGCCACGCCCCCACCCTCCTGGGGGCTTTGGCCCTGGGGGCGGAAGGGGGCATCCTGGCGGCGGCCAACCTGGCCCCCAGGGCCTACCGCACCCTCCTGGAAACCTTCCGGGCCGGGCGCCTGGCGGAGGCCCAGGCCCTGCAAAGGAGGCTCTTCCCCTTGGGGAGCCTCCTCGCCCAGGGCGGGGTACCCCTCCTCAAGCAAGCCCTCCGCCACCTGGGGCTGCCTGCCGGGTATCCCAGGCCCCCCTATCCCCCGGAAAGCCCCCTTTGGCCCAGGTTCCTTCCGGTTTTGGATAAGCTGAAGGAGGAGGGATGGATTCTATGA
- the sdaAB gene encoding L-serine ammonia-lyase, iron-sulfur-dependent subunit beta, producing MGLLDMIGPVMVGPSSSHTAGACRLALLARHLLGERPKRVEFGLHGSFAKTGKGHGTHLALVAGVLGFKPDDERLKESLSLAEREGLEVVFKAVELGDVHPNTVRMVLEGEQERITVTGSSLGGGLVRIFDLDGFEVRITGAAPTLVIRNVDTPGVVARVARILADDEVNIAYLTVSRKKRGGEAMMSLEVDRPLSEVPLRYLEHLSYILWVRQIPPVMD from the coding sequence ATGGGTCTTTTGGACATGATCGGCCCGGTGATGGTGGGGCCTTCCTCCAGCCACACCGCCGGGGCCTGCCGCCTGGCCCTTTTGGCCCGCCACCTTTTGGGGGAGAGACCCAAGCGGGTGGAGTTTGGCCTGCATGGTTCCTTTGCCAAAACGGGAAAGGGCCACGGCACCCACCTGGCCCTGGTGGCAGGGGTCTTGGGCTTCAAGCCCGACGACGAGCGGCTTAAGGAGAGCCTCTCTCTGGCGGAAAGGGAGGGCCTCGAGGTGGTCTTCAAGGCGGTGGAGCTAGGGGATGTGCACCCCAACACCGTGCGCATGGTCCTGGAGGGGGAGCAGGAGCGCATCACCGTTACGGGTAGCTCCCTGGGAGGGGGGTTGGTGCGCATCTTTGACCTGGATGGCTTTGAGGTGCGCATCACTGGGGCCGCTCCCACCTTGGTGATCCGCAACGTGGATACCCCGGGCGTGGTGGCCCGGGTGGCCCGGATCCTGGCCGATGACGAGGTCAACATCGCCTACCTCACGGTAAGCCGCAAGAAGCGGGGTGGGGAGGCCATGATGAGCCTGGAGGTGGACCGGCCCCTTTCCGAGGTTCCCCTGAGGTACCTGGAGCACCTCTCCTACATCCTCTGGGTGCGGCAGATCCCCCCGGTGATGGACTAA